The stretch of DNA CATCGCCAAACGAAACAACTGAATTGGTTCAGGACAAAAATTCAATGCAAGGTTAAAAACAATCACAACACTCTGCTAACAAAGGTGAAAGGAGTCCCAGATTTACCTTAACTTAGAGGCCTTAGCACGTCTGGAAATGAAACGCTTCGTAGTTAGCCCCTTACactccccctttctttcctcGGTAACTGAGGCATTTCCTAGTCTGACTCAGCAGTGGGTTGAATTATGTCTCTCAGGCGATTCACAAGGCCGCAGCTCTCTCCAAGGAGTTAGCTCCCACCCCTCAAAGTCATTCGGAAAACCTGGCAGCCCATGCCCTCCCCAAGAGCTTATCCGACTTTCAGCAAGGGATAATCACCCCAGCCCCACTCAAAGGACAGGATCCCCGGATCTCTGGCCACAAACTACAAGGTTCAGGTTCTCCAAGGTTCTCTGGATGGATCTGGTTTCCCTTAGAAGAGCTTTTCCCCCATCTCCCATGTTAAGGTAGATCTTCTTTATTAATCCCCTGCTCACTAGAGATCAGGAACCCCAGTGGGTAGAATGTTCAGCTCCCAAGGAAGGTATGCTGCAGAGGCACATGGCAAACtgcttaaaagataaaaaacttGAGGTCAGTAGGACATGTGGAAGAGTCCCTCCCATCCAATCCAGAAGGTTAAGTAATAAGCTAAGAATCCAGCCCCAGTAGAAAATTAGCCCTGGAAGTCTCACCAAGTCACCAGAGAACAGCTGTACAAAATGGCTTTCCACTTCTGCCTAGAACCTTCAGGCTTCAGGGCAGgactttagaaaaatgaaaagtatatgGAGGGTCTGATAAAGATTTGACTTCAGAAAAGTTGGAGGAAGAAAGGTAAGAAAGGGACAGGACACCCAATAACCACCCGCAGGGGGGCATGGCTTTTCAACATGCACCAATTGCTACAGCACTGCACAAGTTGAAAAACGAAGAGGACATTATTTTCCCATTGCTTTTAAggaattttagaaggaaaaaaattcaaagggtggctctttggaaaaaaagaaatgaaggttgTGAAACGTAGTACCAGAAAGGTTTTGCTTACCAGAAACCGTAGCTGGATTCCCCCTGCCTCGAGTTTACAACTGCCGCCTCCTTTCCTAAAGATTCACTTCTCATCCTAGTACCAATGTACAGGAGCTAAGCAACTGGAGAACGTGACACAGCACTGAACACAAAGAGCTCACCCCCAAACCCGGAGGTGGGAATAAGGGTGATTTAGAAGAAAGTCCTCAAGTTCCCACTCTCCCCCAGGTTCTCATTATACAAAGTGACCAAATGCAGGAGGCCCAAGGGCTGGCTCCTGAGCAGAAACGGTACATTTCAGGGTCATTAGGCCCCAGTTACCTACTGCAGTTACGCTTTCACAAGCCCTGTGTCTTTCCCCTGTATCCCCcaacacacgctcacacacacactccccccaaAAGCTCCCAGACTTAAAGTATAGCTCTTTGGTTTCCCACCCATGGCAACTAAAGCAAGGAACACTTCCAAAAGCAGTGGTGATGAGTGAATggtgaaaataaaagcaacaggCTCGGGACtgttaaatacaaaaacaaagaattgCCCAAGGAGATGGACAGCTTTTAAGACCTAATTCCTGTAAGCTTTTAAGATAATGACTatgaaagattttaagaaaataaggaaaacagcCTTTTCCGTTCTAACAGCAGCGTGCATAAGGAGTCCAGAAGGCATCAGCTCGGGGTGGAGTTTCaagagggtggagggaggaggaagaaagcttATTACATCACCTTTCAATGCTGCTCCTCCCCCTTGACCAAGTTTCTAGGGCGGCCCTAAGCTCTGGATGGcaaaagggggagaaaaacaacaaagaagcaGGGACGCCATTTTGTAATGGAGAAGAGGACTCAAACTTAAAAAGCTATCCCCAGCTCTGCCGGTAgctatttacattaaaaatcacCCCTTTTTagtaagaaaaaccaaaaagcagCCCCCCACCCTGTGCAGAAGCCTTTGACCTACTTTGAATCAGTTAAGAGCGttgtgaaaataaaagcaattaaaatatttaaaaaagaacaattttctgCGGGGAAGAATTGAATTTGCAATTGAGGTTCAACCTTACTATCGACCACCCCCCATCCTCCCTataaagggaaagggggaggactTGGACCCCTGTCAACAAATAGGGTTGAGGTGGGAGGACAGGAGAAAAATGGGTCAAGACACAACCTGCAACGCCGCTTGgaagacaaaaggacaaagaaagtcGCCATATTgaagcagggaagaaaaaaattccttttaacgACAAAATGCTAGCATTCAATTGCActaaatggcttttaaaattatactccTGATTTCCACATTTCCCCAACCTTTCCACCCTCTACTTAACTGtattacccccccacccccgccaaaaaGTATCAAGTTAAAAATGTTAAtcactttttctgcttttaaataaCCTATGCAATCTGCAACAATTACAAGACATTTTTTACCTCCCCAACTATTATCTTGTATGTATTGGCACTAAGACTATATTTTGCCCTGAATTAAGTGTCTTGCAATCTTTATTCCTAGATTGCCACCTATATTAAGCACACAAATATACCCCAAGCAAATTACATCAAAATTGAGAGGAGTTAACAATCATTTAAAGTCATAGTCAACTACTATTTCTCTGCCCATCTCCTTACCCTGCAATCTTTATGTACAGATTGCTTATTAATCTGGCAAATTGAAAGGCGCCCTGCTTGTCTCACACACAAAGAAGTGGGACTTCTGGGCCACAAGATCCACCATCTTTTGTATGTGAGCTCATTAACCCTTTTGAAGACTGCAGCTAACGAGAGGAAGGTAACCATTCCTctttataaaaaagtaaacactTATGGCTTTGGCAGTCTGGAAATTGGCTGGATTACCAAGGGTTAACCATCAAAATCCTAACTTGCtggccctccctccaccctctcctTGCCCGCACCAGGGCAGGGAAGAGGTAGGTGGTAGAGGAGAGAACACCACTGTTAAGACCCAAAGGCCCTTTTAATGGAGATTAAGCGACCGGATCGGTCCTTCTCCAGTTCTCTATTTGTTCTATGGTCTCATTTCGTCCTCTCATTATTTTTGGTTTCACAACGGGAAACGTTGATTTCTTGTTGCAAGGCTGGTTTTTGAAAATTCGACACTTACTATCCAATTTTTTTGCGACGTCAGCACCTCGGGCTCAGGGGGGGAGGGGgttaaaattttagagaaaaaaataaaacaaccaaccAGGACCCAAAACTCAATTATTTGCGGGGCCTCATTGGATCAaaaagtctctttaaaaaaaataaaggccaacTCAGTATTCATTTCCCCCCCCACCCAACTCCATTTAGGGAGGGGGGTCGTAGAAAAAAAGTTCTGAGTGGATTCAAAAAAGTAAACGCTGGATGAGTGAATTTGAGTGGGTTTGGGAAGGGAGGGTGGTTGATTATTTTTGAAGTTATGTGGTGACGGTCCTTCGGCCACAATTTCAAGTCCCAAGCAGCGTGGGCTGGTGGGGTGGGCAAGATAGGTGGGAAGGGGCAGAAGACACAAGTGGTTGGGCTGGTGGCTGCTGTTTTCCCTTTCCCCCCTCTCTCAGGATCCTTTCAAGGGCTTAGATGTTGCTGcggcttgtttcttttttcctcgtGGCTGGCCTGTCTTTCTCCGAGAAAATTCAAACCTGGgataaaaggaacaaaagggaGAAAGATACAATCAATACGGGTTGCTCGGAAACGCCCCAAAATACCGTTTTTGTTGCCCTCAAACACCTCTGTGTCCCATCCCGAAAACAGCCGCTTAACACAAGTCATGGCTCCCAACTGAGCCTAGGCCGAACCCGTTTCCCAGGCCAAAAATGTCACCCTCCAACCGACAAAAAGGCGAAACTTACCTCTAAACGAACCCCAGAATGGCGGCTGCCCGCTCGGGCGGAGTCTTTTATACCCGGACGCCGCCCAACGCGCGCAAACGTGCCAGTGAAGCGCCCTTGTCGCGAGACATTGTGCGCGAGGCGTGAGTTCATTGGCCAACCAGAAAGACAACTCGCCAGCTGATTGGCTAGCCTGTCTTCGGCTTCGCTCAGCCCCTTCCCCTGGGCACCCTCTTCCGCCTCCTTCCTGGCCCGCTAACGCGTGCGCGTGACCGGGCGGCCTAGCAcctccctttcctctgcttcCACCACTTCCGCCCTCGAGACCATTTCTCACCCTGGGTTGGTAGAATCGGACCGGCGCATGCGCAGTGAGAGAATCTCGGTCAAAATCTCCTTCAAAATTGCTTACAAGACAAACTCGAAGAATGAGGTCTAAGAATCGTAGTGACTGGTGCCGCAAAAACGCAATTTTGAGGCCGAATTCGATTGTGACGCAGTTGAAATTGCCTTCTCCTTATGGCCCCCCTTTCTCGTTTCCGTCTTGACGCAGATGCGCGGCCGTCTTCCGCACTGCGGGCGCGTCCTTGGCCCTACCCCCAGTCAGTTTCCAGGTGCATGCGCAGTCGCCTTTCTAGCCTTTCCTGCTTTGGGCGTACGTCAAGATGGCTGCCTCCATATTGAACGTGTTGCTGAGGCGCCTTCCTGGCGTTTCGCCCTTCAGAGGTGCCTACGGAGTTCAGGTAACTCCTTGGAGCACGTTTTGTACAACCCAAAACTTAAACTGTACTTTCTCTAGGTTGTCGCTCCACTTCTGGGAATCCAGGAGCGGAGAGCTTCCCGATTGCTGTCAAGGCAATGCTTTACTTCCACCACTCTCTTCCCTTCTCGTTCCTCGATACTGCGCGCATTTTCTTATTTCGAGTCGAGGGTGAAGAGCCAGGGTTGGATGGTATCCTCTTCCCTAGTTTCCATCTCGATTAAATAATTAAGAGATGGAATGAACCCCTTGGTCATAACACAAACCAGCTGTGAACTGTTCAGACGATGTCTAAATCTGCGATGCCCAGTAAGGTCTTTGGGTTGAGGGACAGACACTAACTTCTACCAGCCCTGCTATAGCCTAATAAAGCCAGGACACATTCTCACGACCTGGGGACCAGTGTCTCGGCTCTCTTTATGTCACTGAATCAGTTTCTCATCAGAGCATACATGAGCTTAACTTTGGGTCGAGGTTTCCCTCCAGCCTCACGTACTTACCCCCCTGGAGGTTCTTGGCAGGGCAGATTCTTAGCGGGGCAGGGCGAGATGGGAAGGCTTAGCCCAGCTGCCACTCCCTACAGTGGGACTAAAAATTGGTGACAAGGGTCACCACAGAGTTAATTATAGGCCTGGTAGCTTTAAAGGTAGCGTTAGGACTCAAGTTTATTCTGTCCTATGGAATGTTGACCTTCAACTTTTTATAAGGCTGGGCAACTCAGTGATTCAGGATCGGATTGAGTGGAGATTCATCTGTCTTTGCATTTCCTTCCTGCCATTCATCTTAACTCCAAGAAGATAAGACattctccctttttctccacTAGACTCGGTCTGTCCCAGAAAGGACAGAGTATCTTATATGTGCCACGTTTTTGAGTTGTTTTCTCAAATAAATTTGCCTCCCCATCAGCTATCTAGTTACCCTCCAACATGACTCTTTCTCTGAAGATCCAGTTACAGTAGGGAGACTGGTGGTTAATGATGTCAACTTAACCCCCCCACCCAACGCTAcctttcatatatatttcattaacATAGTgggtatagattctttttctccctGAACTGTTGGCAGCTAACCAGTCAGGTTTCTCCTTGAACTCACTGTCTCATTTCCACTCTCCTTCTATAGGTTCTCCTCCAGACTCTTTGCACCAAAGCTCCCCCTGAGGATGATTCTTTGCCCCAGGTTCCCATTTCCCCTTATAAAGATGAACCCTGGAAATATCTGGACTCAGAAGGTACTTcttcatgggggaggggagggcaagtCAGGTCTGAAATAAAGGGACAGAGATGCCCCCCACCACCTGCACCCAGACATGACTTAAGTGGCCTTTCATTTCAGAATACCAGAACCGCTATGGTTCTCGCCCTGTCTGGGCTGACTACCGTCGCAACCACAAAGGTGGAATACCCCCACAGCGGACTCGAAAGATGTGTATTGTGAGTTTCTGAAGGTGACACATGGATGGGATGTGGAGTGGGGCTGAAGGCTATAGCCGCAGTGGTAGCTGCACTTTTTCAGACAAGGCTTTGAACATCTTCACCTGCCAGTTTCTTCTCTCTACAGCGGGGAAATAAAGTTGCTGGGAATCCCTGCCCCATCTGCCGGGATCAGAAGTTGCACGTCGACTTTAGGGTAAGGAGAGTCTTTTCTCCAGAATAAAGACCTAGAGTGCTAGAGAGATTACCTTAGGTACCCCTCACTCTTCATGTCCTGGTGCCActaaagttttttgggttttttttgttttttgtttgtttttgttttaagcatagttgatttacagtgtgtcagtttctgctgtatagcagagtgccCAAAGTCCATTTTATATTGACTTTCCGGCAATATGAAACATTCCTTCTTCTAGCCTTTGCTCTCTGCTATGGGTTATACTAAAAAGCTTCATccactattaaaaaagaaaccttcATCCCTTGCCTATGAAATTTATAGTCTAAATTGGCAAGCAAGAGAAATACTCGTTTCTAATGggagggctacacccaaggcttCATTTTTATACATCACAGTTAGCAGCAAGTAGATTGGACTAGTTCTTTCTCTgaggttttctttattttgtcgGTGGCATGCTGGAGACTAGGGGCTGGAGGGCAGGTACATGAAGCAAGGTACAGTcagttatgttaaaaaaaaaagaaagacacttcAGTGTGAGAAGGACAGGACCTGTTCCTTAAAGGATTCAAAAACCTTATGATAATGGAAACGTGCTCGTCTGAGTTTGCAGGGCTTAGAAGTATTAAGAAGGTCGTCAGGGGAGTTGGAGGGCATTTGTGTGTCAGTCAGCAGAAGGGGGTGTCTGACTGCTGTCAGGCTCCTTCAGAAGCAGGTTGTAGAGGAGTCCAGGAGCTACTTCTCAGTTTCAGCTGTGTACAAACTATAACCATCTGTATACAGTTTATAGTAAGCTGCCTGGCTAAGGGAGAAAGGTTGAATAGTGCAGATGATTCTGCTTGCTATCCCACTCCACAAGTAAACCTGCTTTTTCTTTGGGAATCTCACCACCTGTGATTAATTGCTGGCTGAGAATCATTCTAGTAATTAAACCTTTTTAACTAatcttagtaaataaataaattacataaggcatagtttttgtttgtttgcttgctttttagggccacacccatgtctatggaagttcccaggctagggattaaattggagctatagctgccggcctatgccacagccacagcacctcgggatttgagcaacctacaccatagctcatagctggatccttagcccactgagcgaggcctgggatcacactcgcatcctcatggatcctaattgggtgcattaaccgctgagccacgaagggaacgccaaGGCATACTTTTGTATACATTAATCATTTATAAATGCACCTTATAACATGTACTACATTTTATGGGTGATTTCATGGATTTGCCAAGACTGTCCCTAATTTGTTGCATGAGGGGCCGATGTTAGACCCTAACCCCTGCAGAAGAGAATTCTATGTGAGTCTTAGTGACAGAGTGTCTGATGTGCACATAAAAGGGTTGAAAGGCCAGGAAAGGGGGAAGTTTGCAAGTGTGTTCAGTAAGCGAATGGGGCTAAAACTGGACATTGAAGGAGGGCAGCACCTGGAGAGACAGAGCAGGGTCCAGGTCCTCTGGGCGGGTGTGCAGGGACTGTGCCCTGTCAGTCTCTAAATGTCTGTTttgctgccttcccttccctctcttgtTTCTCCACCACTTTTCCCTACAGAACGTGAAGCTCTTGGAGCAGTTTGTCTGCGCCCACACGGGTATCATCTTCCATGCCCCGTACACAGGTGAGCCCATCATCCCCGTCCCCACCAGAATAGCCTTCGTTACAGCAGTTCTTGTATTTATTAAGACGACAAGTATTTGTTTGGTGGCTCCTACTAATGGCATAAAAAGTATGCTGGAACCTTCTGAGATGTTAGCCTATTGTGGATACTCATGCTAAAACAGTTACATGTGGGCCAAAGGCAGAGGCAGTTATCAACATAAGCAAACCATCGAAATGCAGCTCTTCAAAGATGAATGGTAgtgattgtttcctttttatagtcttttcacttttaagaaGCCTTTCTCATAATTGACTATCACAGAGGTACTTTTATGCGCTCTGTTGACAGTTCAATGAGATTTCCCAAATTTGGGATTGTAAACTTAAAATTTCAAGATTATATCTATTGCCTAAGTACAGCTACAGGCTAAATCTCATTCACTGCTatgttttattctgttcttttccttccttccttttttgacttcttagggccacacctgcggcatatggaggttctcaggctgggggtctaattgaagctacagctggcagcctacaccacagccacagccacagcaacatgagatccaagccacgtctgcaacctacaccacagctcacagccttaacccactgagcaaggccagggatcaaacctgcaacatcatggttcctagttggattcatttctgctgcaccacttcgggaactccctctttctttctttctttctctttttttttggctgcactgcaggatgtggaagttctcaggccaggaatcaatcccacgtcacagcagcaacccaagtcccTGCGAGGAtatcatcagatccttaacctgctgtgccacaaggaaattccatgtccatttattttcatattgtctGCAACTCTTCCCAGGctgcaatggcagagttgagctGAGACAGACTATAATATATGCCCTAAAATACATGGCCTTGtccagaaatattttatcaaCACCTGctccaaagcaaaataaatttgcaAAGAATAATTGGAATCAACCCTTTTGTGGGGTGGTAGCATGCTCAGTGGAGGTTGGTTTGTCAAggagttttaagaattttatttatttatttatttttgtctttggtcttttccagggccacacccgtgccatatggaggttcccaggctaatcggagctgtagcagccagcctatgccacaggcacagcaataccaggtctgagccgcctctgcaacctacaccatagcttacagaaatgccagatccttaacccactgagcaaggccagggatggaacccacaacctcatggttcctagtcggattcgttaacaattGAGCCATGCTAGAAACTCCcgagttttaagagttttatagtcaaGCCGTAAAAAGCTGAAGGAACTATTTTGCTACTTTCTCAGATCACCTTCCCCAGACCTGaaatcctttcttccttcattgaATCTTTCTCTTTGTATTGTCAACTCAGCCATTTAACTAAGCACATTTGCCTTTTGGATTGTGTTCTGTTCCCTGTATTGAAGCCTTTACCATCAAATGGCTTCTTTATAGGTGGCTTGACCCTCCTAAAGTCTTCATCCTGGTTCTCAGAGAAAAGGTTCTTCCCATTGAGCAGAAGGGGAAACAGACTcatggagggggcaggggagtggggtCATTAGTAGAGCCAGGTCTTCCAAGTCTAGCCTTCAAGCATCATATAAAAGCAGTTTTGTTCTTTAATTACtgtgacttttttgttgttgttgttgttgtttctttgggtctgtacccatggtatatggaggttcccaggcaaggggtcgaattggagccatagctgctggcctgcaccacagccacgacagtgtgggatctgagccacgtcttcgacctacaccacagctcatggcaaggcgggatccctaacccactgggcaaggccaggtatcaaacctttgtcctcatggatacttgggttcattaacaactgagccatgacagggaactcctaattattgtGACTTATAAAATGAGCTCcaagttatctttttctttccacagGGGTCTGTATGAAGCAACACAAGAAGTTGACCCAGGCCATCCAGAAAGCCAGGGATCATGGTGAGTGTGAGAAGGGGCACAGGGCAGTTTCAGTAAGCATGAGGAGGGTGACTTAGGGCTGGAAGGTGGATGTAAATGCTCCCTCCTATATGGGTAGCACCTAACATGTTCTTCTCAAGAATCTCTTCTTTTATCACTCCACTGTTCTTTGTTTCCTCTCCGGAGTCTCTTGTCATTGCCCTGTCCCCttgttcctcctctttctctgcctttttattttatagttgttgGTCCCAATGCCATGGCTAGATCATAGGATGAgctttgtgttaatttctgaccTGGGCTTCATGACACTTTTGCATAAACTAAGAAAAATACCCTCTAGTACGGCAGATGCAGCTTCATTGCCCCGGTGTAGGGCTGCACAGCATGACAGATAAGAGCCCAGGCAGCACGTCAGCCCACACTTGCCCCCCGGCCAGTCGCCTTTCCCCAGTGTACTGCATGCATGCATGAACCCAGTGGTTCTGAttgatccctccctccctttcaggTCATTTTCCTTATTATCTGTCTTAATCACCCTTCCCGGggtttctctctctattttttaatcCCCCAGGTCTTCTCAGGTACCACATTCCCCAGGTTGAACCCCGGGACCTTGACTTCAGTACCACTCATGGAGCTGTGAGTTCTACTCCGCCAGCCCCCACTCTGGTTTCAGGTGACCCCTGGTACCCATGGTACAGCTGGAAACAGCCACCAGAGAGAGAGCTGTCCCGCCTTCGCCGGCTCTATCAGGGCCGTCTTCGAGAAGAAAGTGGCCCTCCACCTGAGTTAATGCCCGAGGTGCCCCTTACAGCCCCAGCTGAAGCCTCCTCCACTGAGCCTGGGGCCCCGCAAAGTGCTCTGTAGGAGCTGGAGACCGGGGAGGGAGACAGGGTGTCCCTTATACAATATTTCACCCTGAGGAGCTGTGTCTCTTGTGGCAGTGGCAGGCCCAGGGCCAAAGAAAGGAAGCGGCTTTTGGTGAAAGGGATAAATACgtctgaggctgggggagggcacTGCAGATGTGTATGAGAAAACCCAGCCTTTACATATTGTAAATAGATGTGCTAAGCATTCTGTTACTGTTTCAAACCTGTGCCAACTGGGCTTTTACAAAATAAAGCTGTATCCTGTCTCTGGGCTGAATTTCAGATGGACTCTCTagcgggggctgggagggggcaatGGCTTGAACCAGCTCGGCCAGTGGATTCTTGGGACCAGAAACCACCTGGGATGAGCATTTGTGACATTCAGTCATCACTTGTGGCCTCTGTGACTGATACACAGTGTCTGCACCATACCCAGCTGTTCACTGAGGGACTCAAGGGTGGGAGAATGAGACGCTAAGTCTAAGAAAGATGCGTTGCTATGGCGCCCACTGCCGTGGGAGGCAGGAATGGAGTAAAAGGCATTGCCAAGAGACAGTCTGGCAAGAAGAACGGGGTCTCCCAGGCCGGCTGCCAGGACgcagagggaggggagtgggggcggggcgcCCCCCAGGACCCGCCGGGCGCTGCAGGGGAAATAAAGattgcggggggcggggcgccGAGGGAGGGGCGGAAGTGACGTTGCGCGGGGCGGGTCCGGCCGCGCACAATgggccatggagttccctttcGATGTGGACGCGCTGTTCCCGGAGCGGATCACGGTGCTGGACCAGCACCTGCGGCCCCCGGCCCGTCGACCCGGAACCACAACGCCGGCCCGGTGACATCTCAAACCCGCCCCATGGCCCTTCTCTCCCGGTTCCTCTCAAAACCTGGTCCAGGCACCACGCCCCCTTCTTATCGACCGCTCCCTTTGAAGTCCTGGCTTGCCTTTTTGGTGACCTTTGACCCTAGAATTAGTGGGGCCGATCGGGGCTTGAATCTATGACCTTTCACCCCTGGGCCCAATGTATGGTCCCAACCAAGGGATGTGGTTGACGTGCCCTTCCTGCTTCTCCACAATAACCTCAAGGGAGGAGGGCATGTACTGCACTGAAAGGAGGTGTGGCAAAAGTTCGGGTTCCAGAAGAGCGGGGTGGGAAATCAGAGTGGAAGACTCCAAGGTAAAGGCAGAGAGCCTGAACTACTGACCTGGGTTTGGGGTTATGGCCCATGTTCCCAGGGAGTGAATTGCCCAGGACCCTCTAACTCAGTGAGTATCTGActctgtctcctttctctctgtaGTGTTGATCTGCAGCAGCAAATTATGACCATTATAGATGAACTGGGCAAGGCTTCTGCTAAGGTACTGGGGTGTCTACATGGAATAAAGGGAGGCCTCTCCGGGTAAGGGAGGCCTGGGTCCTTCGGAAGGGACTTGTAGAAAGTCTGTCTTCAAATTCCTGGCAGGCCCAGCATCTTCCTGCTCCCATCACCAGTGCGTCAAGGATGCAGAGTAACCGCCACGTTATGTATATACTCAAAGATACTTCAGCTCGACCGTGAGTGCCAAATGCTCTTCTGTTCTGCACTTAATTCCtctcttccccagcccctcccatcttTTTTGTCTCTCCCTTTTCCAAATAGTTGCTCATTATTGTTCATTGTTTTCCCCATCCTACAGGGCTGGAAAAGGAGCCATTGTTGGCTTCCTTAAAGTTGGCTATAAAAAACTCTTTGTACTGGTGAGTGTTATTGGAAACTAAGAGTTCATAGGCCTTGGCCCCTGAGAAAAAATGTGCTAGAGTATGGAAGGTGACAATGATGTCTGGGtcctaaaatatatttgttgttcTTTTGCCCCTTAGGATGATCGTGAGGCTCACAATGAGGTAGAACCACTTTGCATCTTGGACTTTTACATCCATGAGTCACTTCAACGCCACGGCCATGGACGAGAACTCTTCcagcatatgttgcaggtatTGTTCATCTCTTCAGCAGTTCATCCAAAAGTGGAGATCAAAGGCCCCTTGTTCTGAGTCCTCACAGAGGCCCTgtctcccagcctccccaccccatgcTCCCATATCCTCCGATTCCCTTCCCAGGCGACTGGGTTCCTGTTGGCATGTTTTTCCCCATGCCTCCTCTTACCCTGAGTCTCCTGTTCCCTGCAGAAGGAGCGAGTTGAACCACACCAGCTGGCTATTGATCGACCCTCACAGAAGCTGCTGAAATTCCTGAACAAACACTACAACCTGGAGACCACAGTCCCACAGGTTAGAGGTTTCAGAGAGTAGATCCCCACTGAGCACCCCCCTTGAATTTCTTTATTTGCGGGGGTAGTGGTGGCACCTTCCAAGTACTCCTTATTCCCCATTATATAGGATTGATTTTATATAACTAAGTTCTTTGTTTgttgggggggagagggggaaccATCTCTCATCCTACAGTGATCTCCCTCTcatctattttgatttttcatcaTGGGCTGTTTTGTATACCTAAGAACATTTTTGTCCCCCAAACACAGCTGGCTCACTTTTATCTCCATGTTTTCACGCAGGCCATTACTTAGTCAATCAGCATTTATTAAGGACCATAATAATATACAttccctgtcctcagggagaTTTGATCTATTTGGAGGAAGGTGGTTTGTTTATAAGTAGATGTAACATAATGTTACTAATGCTGTCCATTCATTCCATATGTATTTATAGAGCACCCGGCTCTGTCCTGGGCACTAGGAATACTTAAAATAGATGAACGTGTCTGTCTTTTCTGATGGAGCTTATGTTCT from Sus scrofa isolate TJ Tabasco breed Duroc chromosome 7, Sscrofa11.1, whole genome shotgun sequence encodes:
- the ATAT1 gene encoding alpha-tubulin N-acetyltransferase 1 isoform X3, which gives rise to MEFPFDVDALFPERITVLDQHLRPPARRPGTTTPARVDLQQQIMTIIDELGKASAKAQHLPAPITSASRMQSNRHVMYILKDTSARPAGKGAIVGFLKVGYKKLFVLDDREAHNEVEPLCILDFYIHESLQRHGHGRELFQHMLQKERVEPHQLAIDRPSQKLLKFLNKHYNLETTVPQVNNFVIFEGFFAHQHPPARKLPPKRAEGDIKPYSSSDREFLKVAVEPPWPLNRAPRRATPPAHPPPRSSSLGNSPERGPLRPFVPEQELLRSLRLCPPHPTARLLLATDPGGSPAQRRRTSSLPRSDESRY
- the ATAT1 gene encoding alpha-tubulin N-acetyltransferase 1 isoform X4 is translated as MYGPNQGMWLTCPSCFSTITSREEGMYCTERSVDLQQQIMTIIDELGKASAKAQHLPAPITSASRMQSNRHVMYILKDTSARPAGKGAIVGFLKVGYKKLFVLDDREAHNEVEPLCILDFYIHESLQRHGHGRELFQHMLQKERVEPHQLAIDRPSQKLLKFLNKHYNLETTVPQVNNFVIFEGFFAHQHPPARKLPPKRAEGDIKPYSSSDREFLKVAVEPPWPLNRAPRRATPPAHPPPRSSSLGNSPERGPLRPFVPEQELLRSLRLCPPHPTARLLLATDPGGSPAQRRRTR
- the MRPS18B gene encoding 28S ribosomal protein S18b, mitochondrial, coding for MAASILNVLLRRLPGVSPFRGAYGVQVLLQTLCTKAPPEDDSLPQVPISPYKDEPWKYLDSEEYQNRYGSRPVWADYRRNHKGGIPPQRTRKMCIRGNKVAGNPCPICRDQKLHVDFRNVKLLEQFVCAHTGIIFHAPYTGVCMKQHKKLTQAIQKARDHGLLRYHIPQVEPRDLDFSTTHGAVSSTPPAPTLVSGDPWYPWYSWKQPPERELSRLRRLYQGRLREESGPPPELMPEVPLTAPAEASSTEPGAPQSAL
- the ATAT1 gene encoding alpha-tubulin N-acetyltransferase 1 isoform X2, yielding MEFPFDVDALFPERITVLDQHLRPPARRPGTTTPARVDLQQQIMTIIDELGKASAKAQHLPAPITSASRMQSNRHVMYILKDTSARPAGKGAIVGFLKVGYKKLFVLDDREAHNEVEPLCILDFYIHESLQRHGHGRELFQHMLQKERVEPHQLAIDRPSQKLLKFLNKHYNLETTVPQVNNFVIFEGFFAHQHRPPATSLRATRRSRAAAVDPVPAAPARKLPPKRAEGDIKPYSSSDREFLKVAVEPPWPLNRAPRRATPPAHPPPRSSSLGNSPERGPLRPFVPEQELLRSLRLCPPHPTARLLLATDPGGSPAQRRRTSSLPRSDESRY
- the ATAT1 gene encoding alpha-tubulin N-acetyltransferase 1; this translates as MEFPFDVDALFPERITVLDQHLRPPARRPGTTTPARVDLQQQIMTIIDELGKASAKAQHLPAPITSASRMQSNRHVMYILKDTSARPAGKGAIVGFLKVGYKKLFVLDDREAHNEVEPLCILDFYIHESLQRHGHGRELFQHMLQKERVEPHQLAIDRPSQKLLKFLNKHYNLETTVPQVNNFVIFEGFFAHQHPPARKLPPKRAEGDIKPYSSSDREFLKVAVEPPWPLNRAPRRATPPAHPPPRSSSLGNSPERGPLRPFVPEQELLRSLRLCPPHPTARLLLATDPGGSPAQRRRTR